One window from the genome of Lentibacillus daqui encodes:
- a CDS encoding amidase domain-containing protein has translation MDRLANWWLDFFQAEPGREKWWERKKALCQDRGVEVTQIRGNGHVFEELRYDQQSTFQYLLHLSFLMKQKGYFYQEEHVLPLKFRVRNEQIEHIKLDVQPEKHVESISSELADIHDTAGYRFNYDRLAAVKYAERWWNDYNPAFRKFQVDCTNYISQCLYAGGAPMRGAPNRGKGWWYQNDNWSYSWAVAHALRWYLSGSTQGLKGRELESADELIPGDVICYDFEGDGRFDHNTIVVAKDAYGMPLVNAHTENSRNRYWSYEDSTAWTPNITYKFFRIGE, from the coding sequence ATGGATAGGTTAGCTAACTGGTGGCTGGATTTTTTTCAAGCGGAACCTGGTCGTGAAAAATGGTGGGAAAGAAAAAAAGCATTATGTCAAGATCGCGGCGTGGAAGTAACCCAAATTCGGGGGAACGGACATGTATTCGAGGAATTACGGTACGATCAGCAATCTACCTTTCAATACCTCCTGCACTTATCCTTTTTAATGAAACAAAAGGGTTATTTTTATCAGGAAGAGCATGTTCTCCCACTAAAATTCCGCGTGCGTAATGAACAGATTGAACATATTAAGCTTGATGTACAACCGGAAAAACATGTTGAAAGTATTTCTTCGGAGCTTGCAGATATTCATGACACTGCCGGATATCGTTTTAACTATGATCGTCTTGCTGCGGTAAAGTATGCGGAGCGGTGGTGGAACGATTATAATCCGGCGTTTCGTAAATTTCAGGTCGACTGCACGAATTATATTTCACAATGTCTGTATGCCGGTGGTGCTCCAATGCGTGGTGCCCCAAACAGGGGAAAAGGCTGGTGGTATCAAAACGATAATTGGAGCTATAGTTGGGCAGTAGCTCATGCCCTCCGTTGGTATTTGAGCGGCTCAACACAGGGATTGAAAGGCAGGGAACTGGAATCAGCCGATGAGTTAATACCTGGTGATGTGATTTGTTACGATTTTGAAGGGGATGGCAGGTTCGATCATAACACGATTGTGGTCGCCAAAGATGCATACGGCATGCCACTGGTCAATGCCCATACCGAGAATTCGCGCAATCGTTACTGGTCCTACGAGGATTCAACCGCTTGGACGCCCAATATCACCTATAAGTTTTTCCGTATTGGTGAGTAG
- a CDS encoding response regulator transcription factor, producing the protein MVAERILIVEDEAKIARVIQLELEHEGYTVEIARDGRKGLDKVKQNHHDLVLLDIRLPELNGLEVLRRIRKSGNTLPVILLTARNSTPDKVSGLDQGADDYISKPFEIEELLARIRACLRTHDKFTEDNHDVLEIEDLTVNRKTREVIRKGHAIELTPREFDLLIYLMGNAKQVLTREQILTNVWGFDYFGDTNVVDVYIRYLRKKIDQGFDIPLIHTVRGVGYTLKGKQ; encoded by the coding sequence ATGGTGGCTGAACGTATTTTGATCGTTGAAGATGAGGCAAAAATCGCCCGCGTGATTCAATTGGAATTGGAACATGAAGGTTATACGGTGGAAATTGCTCGAGATGGTAGAAAAGGTCTTGACAAGGTTAAGCAAAACCACCATGACCTTGTGTTGCTGGATATCAGATTACCAGAATTAAATGGGCTTGAGGTGCTAAGGCGTATTCGTAAATCCGGAAATACATTACCTGTCATCCTTTTAACGGCAAGAAATTCAACTCCAGACAAGGTCAGCGGACTCGATCAAGGTGCGGATGATTATATTTCCAAGCCATTTGAAATTGAAGAGCTTCTTGCAAGAATTCGTGCTTGTTTACGAACACATGACAAGTTCACGGAAGACAATCATGATGTGTTAGAAATAGAGGATTTAACGGTAAATAGAAAAACACGCGAAGTTATTCGGAAAGGGCATGCCATTGAACTAACACCACGCGAATTTGACCTGCTCATTTATCTCATGGGAAATGCAAAGCAGGTGTTAACCAGGGAACAAATTTTAACAAATGTATGGGGATTTGATTATTTTGGGGATACAAATGTAGTCGATGTGTATATTAGATATCTCAGGAAAAAAATAGACCAAGGTTTTGACATACCACTTATTCATACCGTACGCGGCGTGGGATACACATTAAAGGGGAAGCAATGA
- a CDS encoding PepSY domain-containing protein: MKKKWLTVLAVSLLIAGIAVGSKQILAAQKDKTLTKSEAIESAEAKYAGNVKKIALHDDIYEIDLENTLGKYHVRLSKDTGNILDLSLVEKQKGNKNVQEGLPEPKIDEQQAKKIALDRMDDNGKISKIHLMTENGIPVYKIHARSNKDPVELTVNGNNGNILFYEQEENDQEDEAQTNETEMPQTLISVEEAKKIALSEVPGSIDDVDKEESDGSFVYEVEIETNEGDVEVVIQAFTGEVLSVTFEDDDDDD, translated from the coding sequence ATGAAAAAGAAATGGCTAACTGTTTTGGCCGTCTCGTTATTGATTGCCGGAATTGCTGTTGGATCGAAGCAAATATTGGCTGCCCAAAAGGATAAAACTTTGACTAAGTCTGAAGCAATTGAATCGGCCGAGGCAAAATACGCCGGTAACGTAAAAAAAATCGCGCTACACGATGATATTTACGAAATTGATCTGGAAAATACATTAGGTAAATATCATGTTCGCTTAAGCAAAGATACAGGAAATATTTTGGACCTTTCACTGGTAGAGAAGCAAAAAGGGAATAAGAACGTTCAAGAAGGATTACCTGAACCCAAAATTGATGAACAACAGGCAAAGAAGATAGCATTAGATCGAATGGATGATAACGGAAAAATCTCAAAGATCCATTTAATGACGGAAAACGGCATCCCGGTTTACAAGATCCATGCCAGAAGCAATAAGGATCCGGTTGAGTTAACAGTGAATGGAAATAACGGAAATATTTTATTCTATGAACAGGAAGAAAATGATCAAGAAGACGAAGCTCAAACCAACGAGACAGAGATGCCTCAAACCCTTATTTCCGTGGAAGAAGCAAAAAAAATTGCCTTATCAGAGGTGCCGGGATCCATTGATGATGTTGATAAAGAGGAAAGCGATGGATCCTTTGTATATGAGGTCGAGATAGAGACAAATGAGGGGGATGTCGAGGTTGTGATCCAGGCATTTACCGGTGAAGTTCTCTCCGTCACATTTGAAGATGACGATGATGATGACTAA
- the trmL gene encoding tRNA (uridine(34)/cytosine(34)/5-carboxymethylaminomethyluridine(34)-2'-O)-methyltransferase TrmL, which translates to MSLHVVLYQPEIPANTGNIARTCLATNATLHLIHPLGFSTNDKMVRRAGLDYWQHVDVREHDSMDSFYAEYPNGEFYYIENFGTKYYTDFDFSDPDTELFFVFGRETTGIPKSLLVGKEDHCLRIHMSNSNKVRSLNLSNTAAIIVYEALRQQGFYGLH; encoded by the coding sequence GTGAGTTTACATGTCGTTTTGTATCAACCAGAAATTCCAGCAAATACCGGAAATATTGCCAGAACATGTCTGGCAACGAATGCAACACTTCATTTAATCCATCCACTAGGGTTTTCAACGAACGATAAAATGGTACGCAGGGCAGGGCTCGATTATTGGCAACATGTTGATGTACGTGAACATGATTCGATGGACTCCTTCTATGCCGAATATCCAAATGGTGAATTTTATTATATTGAGAACTTTGGAACAAAATATTACACGGACTTCGATTTTAGCGACCCGGATACGGAATTGTTTTTCGTGTTTGGCAGGGAAACGACTGGTATTCCAAAAAGTTTGTTAGTGGGAAAAGAAGACCATTGTTTGCGTATTCATATGTCTAATTCCAATAAGGTCCGCTCGCTTAATTTATCAAACACAGCGGCGATCATCGTTTATGAAGCATTGCGACAACAGGGTTTTTACGGTTTGCATTAA
- a CDS encoding ABC-ATPase domain-containing protein — protein sequence MKHLLQQLKQLDGKGYKAYKDLQGNYQYEGFTLHIDYVQGDPFASPSKIRVTVPQQQRPIKQEWMVHDYRKVATEDVIARSVGKVIAGSHFQIKGSGKSGAVMFDTPGQEILERSAVQVDKTGTTICISVGLPANGRRINGREATKLFATVIPAIVKKSIFTITDEEIEQAVKLADQQEAIRTEMKKQDWIAFIANGAVLPRESGVSNRPLKQAVPFQSPKENQVTIDLPHSAEPITGMAIKKGITLIVGGGYHGKSTVLEAMERGVYPHTKGDGREFVLTDPDAVKIRAEDGRQITGVNISPFISNLPHKQDTECFSTENASGSTSQAANVMEALEVGATTLLIDEDTSATNFMIRDHRMQQLVKQEQEPITPFIDKVKQMRDQLDVSTILVMGGSGDYFAVADEVIMMDEYVPYNVTEKARTIMEDYPIERDTAKDGAFGKIAKRHLKQNSLQTQKGKRSKTQAKGLTTILMGRTEISFDQTEQLVDASQTRMIAEIIAYLDRTNGLEKAGTLAELLADLEWKMDTDGLASFTTFPNQHPGDIARPRKYEIAAVLNRIRTLKVG from the coding sequence ATGAAACATTTACTGCAACAATTAAAACAATTGGATGGAAAAGGCTATAAAGCATATAAAGATCTACAAGGAAATTATCAGTATGAGGGGTTTACATTGCATATTGATTATGTACAAGGAGATCCGTTTGCTTCACCATCGAAAATTCGTGTCACGGTGCCACAACAGCAGCGTCCGATTAAACAGGAATGGATGGTGCATGATTATCGCAAAGTGGCGACTGAAGATGTGATTGCCCGATCTGTCGGGAAAGTGATCGCAGGTAGTCACTTTCAGATAAAAGGTTCCGGCAAAAGTGGGGCGGTTATGTTTGATACCCCGGGACAGGAAATTTTGGAGCGCAGTGCAGTACAGGTCGATAAAACCGGGACAACCATTTGCATTTCGGTTGGATTGCCTGCGAATGGCCGGCGTATTAATGGACGAGAAGCAACGAAATTATTTGCAACAGTTATTCCGGCTATTGTAAAAAAGTCGATCTTTACCATCACAGATGAAGAAATTGAGCAGGCTGTAAAGTTGGCTGATCAGCAAGAGGCAATTCGAACAGAAATGAAAAAACAAGACTGGATTGCCTTTATTGCCAATGGAGCGGTTTTACCACGGGAAAGCGGGGTAAGCAATCGACCATTGAAACAGGCAGTTCCATTTCAAAGCCCCAAGGAAAACCAAGTGACGATTGACTTGCCGCATTCCGCTGAACCAATTACCGGCATGGCCATCAAAAAGGGAATCACATTAATTGTTGGTGGCGGTTATCATGGAAAAAGTACGGTTCTTGAGGCGATGGAACGTGGGGTTTATCCGCATACGAAAGGAGACGGGCGTGAATTTGTTTTAACCGATCCCGATGCTGTGAAAATTCGTGCAGAAGACGGCCGGCAAATTACCGGGGTGAATATTTCTCCGTTTATTTCTAATTTGCCGCATAAACAGGATACCGAATGTTTCTCCACGGAAAATGCAAGCGGCAGCACATCACAAGCAGCCAATGTGATGGAAGCATTGGAAGTTGGCGCAACGACATTACTGATTGACGAGGATACCAGTGCAACTAACTTTATGATTCGTGACCACCGCATGCAACAACTGGTGAAACAGGAACAAGAGCCGATTACTCCATTTATTGACAAGGTAAAACAAATGCGTGATCAGCTTGATGTGTCCACGATCCTGGTGATGGGCGGTTCCGGTGATTATTTTGCTGTTGCTGACGAGGTGATTATGATGGATGAATATGTACCATACAATGTAACCGAAAAGGCACGAACCATTATGGAAGACTACCCAATAGAGCGTGATACTGCTAAAGATGGTGCATTTGGCAAGATCGCCAAGCGTCACCTGAAACAGAACAGTTTGCAAACACAAAAAGGCAAGCGATCCAAGACACAGGCCAAAGGATTAACAACAATTCTGATGGGTCGAACAGAAATTTCGTTTGATCAAACCGAACAATTGGTAGATGCCTCGCAAACGCGGATGATCGCCGAAATTATTGCTTATCTGGATCGGACAAATGGTTTGGAAAAGGCTGGTACATTAGCGGAATTGCTTGCAGATTTGGAATGGAAAATGGATACGGACGGATTGGCTTCATTCACGACATTTCCCAACCAGCATCCAGGAGATATTGCCCGCCCACGGAAATATGAAATTGCCGCCGTTTTGAACCGGATCAGGACATTAAAAGTGGGATAG
- a CDS encoding DUF4956 domain-containing protein, whose product MDFINDFFTGSGVESEANIFMGLFAMALAAVLSLIITKVYQMTFTGERYSQSFVHTIIMMSVVVSVVMNVVSGNAGVAFGLFAVFSLIRFRSAVTNAKDIAYIFFGLCVGMTCGLYQFGLAVALTIFPCVIFYLLYKFNYGSGKDTQILKVTIPENLNHEHLLDKAFETYTLSHHLRQIETTNLGTMILYTYAIRSKDTTKDKELLDHIREKNANLKVTISYLQTEE is encoded by the coding sequence ATGGATTTTATTAATGACTTTTTTACAGGCAGTGGCGTCGAAAGTGAAGCAAATATCTTCATGGGTTTGTTTGCTATGGCCCTGGCGGCAGTTCTTAGTTTAATCATTACCAAAGTTTATCAGATGACATTTACCGGGGAACGATATTCGCAATCATTTGTGCATACCATCATTATGATGAGTGTAGTTGTGTCGGTTGTAATGAATGTTGTCAGTGGAAATGCCGGTGTCGCTTTTGGATTATTTGCGGTATTTTCCCTGATCCGATTTCGAAGTGCAGTCACGAATGCAAAAGACATTGCTTATATTTTTTTCGGGCTTTGCGTTGGAATGACATGTGGCCTGTACCAATTTGGTCTGGCGGTTGCCTTAACCATATTTCCTTGTGTCATTTTCTACCTGCTGTATAAATTTAACTATGGAAGTGGTAAAGATACGCAAATTTTAAAAGTGACGATCCCTGAAAACTTAAATCATGAGCACCTATTGGACAAAGCTTTTGAAACCTATACATTAAGCCATCATCTTCGGCAAATCGAAACGACCAACCTTGGTACAATGATTTTATACACGTATGCAATCAGAAGCAAGGATACCACGAAAGACAAGGAATTACTGGATCACATTCGCGAAAAAAATGCAAATTTGAAAGTCACCATATCCTATCTGCAAACCGAGGAGTAA
- a CDS encoding methylated-DNA--[protein]-cysteine S-methyltransferase yields MTETTLFYDEIKTPIGPLLLLSNGEELVRLDYGTMRDLEPSMTKWGARYFTNSVFVNDPEKVEHTKQQLRQYFEDGKMDFTINFVFYGTPFQKRVWQALYDTIPYGETRTYKDIAVEIGNPKAVRAVGGAVNKNPFSIIVPCHRVIGANGKMVGYNGGLDKKEYLLTHERAHKHGRSAVITD; encoded by the coding sequence ATGACTGAGACAACGCTTTTTTATGATGAAATAAAAACCCCGATCGGTCCATTGTTATTGCTCAGTAATGGAGAAGAACTGGTTCGGCTTGATTATGGAACGATGCGTGATTTGGAACCGTCCATGACGAAATGGGGAGCACGTTATTTTACTAATTCCGTATTTGTTAACGATCCGGAAAAAGTCGAACATACAAAGCAACAGCTCCGGCAATATTTTGAAGATGGGAAGATGGATTTCACGATTAATTTTGTGTTTTATGGAACTCCTTTTCAAAAACGGGTATGGCAAGCTTTATATGATACGATTCCGTATGGAGAAACGCGGACTTATAAAGATATTGCAGTGGAAATTGGTAACCCTAAAGCTGTTCGTGCAGTTGGCGGTGCGGTCAATAAAAATCCATTTTCGATTATTGTCCCATGCCATCGGGTGATTGGTGCTAATGGCAAAATGGTCGGATATAACGGCGGACTTGATAAAAAGGAATACTTGTTGACGCACGAGCGAGCCCATAAGCATGGTAGAAGTGCAGTGATTACTGATTGA
- the queG gene encoding tRNA epoxyqueuosine(34) reductase QueG encodes MDVEQLKQDIIAYSKEIGIDRIGFAAADVFGELKERLRRQQELGYQSGFEKGSIEERTEPNRLLPEAQSILSIAIAYPSRMKHAPKGTKQERRGIFCRASWGTDYHVVLRERLKKLSAFILEKVPEAQTKVMVDTGELSDRAVAERAGIGFSGKNCAIITPEFGSYVYLGELITNIPFIPDTPVEDSCGECRKCLDACPTGALVQGGQLNAQRCLSFLTQTKGFLADEFRVELGNRVYGCDTCQQVCPKNKHMDFHLHPEIEPEPEAAKPKLKPMLRMSNREFKATFGHMAGSWRGKKPIQRNAIIALAHFKDETAVEELIAVMDNDPRPVIRGTAAWSLGKIGTEKAIAALREAKVKETDDQVLFEMEKGLEMVQSV; translated from the coding sequence ATGGATGTAGAGCAATTAAAACAGGATATCATCGCCTACAGTAAAGAAATCGGCATCGACAGGATTGGATTTGCAGCAGCTGATGTGTTTGGCGAATTGAAAGAACGGCTGAGACGCCAACAGGAACTTGGCTACCAGTCGGGTTTTGAGAAGGGATCGATTGAGGAACGCACGGAACCAAATCGATTATTGCCGGAAGCACAATCCATCCTGTCCATCGCCATTGCTTACCCTTCCCGAATGAAACATGCACCAAAAGGAACCAAACAAGAACGACGGGGCATTTTCTGCCGGGCATCCTGGGGCACTGATTATCATGTGGTTTTACGGGAACGGCTAAAGAAATTGTCGGCATTCATTTTGGAAAAGGTTCCTGAAGCGCAGACAAAAGTGATGGTCGATACAGGTGAACTTTCCGATCGTGCCGTGGCAGAGCGAGCCGGCATTGGTTTTAGCGGGAAAAATTGTGCCATTATTACTCCGGAATTTGGTTCGTACGTGTATCTTGGCGAGTTAATAACGAACATTCCATTTATCCCAGATACACCGGTAGAGGATAGCTGCGGGGAATGCCGGAAGTGTCTGGATGCCTGTCCAACCGGGGCGCTAGTCCAAGGCGGTCAATTAAATGCCCAGCGCTGTCTCTCCTTTTTAACCCAGACAAAAGGATTTTTAGCGGACGAATTTCGAGTTGAATTGGGTAATCGGGTATATGGCTGTGATACGTGCCAGCAAGTCTGTCCTAAAAACAAGCATATGGATTTTCACCTTCATCCGGAAATAGAACCGGAACCAGAAGCGGCTAAACCGAAGCTCAAACCAATGTTGCGCATGTCCAACCGGGAATTTAAAGCAACGTTTGGTCATATGGCCGGATCCTGGCGCGGCAAAAAGCCAATCCAGCGTAATGCGATCATCGCACTTGCCCATTTTAAAGATGAAACAGCTGTTGAAGAATTGATTGCCGTCATGGACAATGATCCACGACCGGTCATTCGTGGAACTGCAGCATGGAGCCTTGGTAAAATTGGAACAGAAAAAGCAATCGCTGCATTAAGAGAGGCCAAGGTGAAGGAAACAGATGACCAGGTATTATTTGAAATGGAAAAAGGATTGGAAATGGTTCAATCAGTTTGA
- a CDS encoding HAMP domain-containing sensor histidine kinase, producing the protein MRLRRLIYLFSTVWLLITLLIVNIAIYLLFYKITTNGELDRMLAQTENIVSAVSPDNNVDTKELLRAYLPANGMISVVDRNSHSIVTTTKNTKMRDYTPEFKNSQSSEIHHINGETYGVVSLPIIWENGQVVSLEVTENLAEMNQTLNELKIVLIIAFIVVIIPSILGGRLLGNILLKPINSMINTMKEIQQSGTFKKIPLGHKHQDELYKMADTFNHTMDILESNFEKQQAFVSDASHELKTPLTIIESYASILKRWGMKSPDVLEESIEAIHSETVRMKEMTNQMLQLAENPEDLNLEFSSVNLVDLCEKTAQMFEKAQHRQVRVQSAVEQALTWADESKLKQLLFIFLDNALKYSSKVIQIMVGREGENVFLAVQDHGIGIPEDEVDQVFDRFFRVDKARSRQSGGTGLGLAIARQIVAAHHGSVHLDSVVGEGTKVTVFFPALKTGSTSNVKGD; encoded by the coding sequence ATGAGACTTCGACGATTGATTTATCTTTTCTCCACCGTGTGGTTGCTCATTACCCTGCTCATTGTAAATATCGCTATCTATTTATTGTTTTATAAAATTACAACGAACGGTGAGCTCGATCGCATGTTGGCACAAACGGAAAATATTGTGTCAGCTGTCAGCCCGGATAACAATGTAGACACAAAGGAGCTGCTTCGTGCATATTTGCCAGCCAATGGGATGATTAGCGTGGTTGATAGAAACTCACATTCAATTGTAACTACAACAAAGAATACTAAAATGAGAGATTATACGCCTGAGTTTAAAAATTCACAATCATCAGAAATCCATCATATCAACGGTGAAACATACGGGGTCGTGTCGCTGCCGATTATTTGGGAAAACGGTCAGGTAGTTTCTCTGGAAGTCACCGAAAATCTTGCTGAAATGAATCAAACATTGAATGAATTGAAAATTGTATTAATCATCGCCTTTATAGTTGTGATAATCCCTTCCATACTCGGCGGCCGGCTGTTGGGCAATATTCTTTTAAAGCCGATCAATTCAATGATTAATACGATGAAAGAGATCCAACAAAGCGGTACATTCAAGAAAATCCCGCTTGGACACAAACACCAGGACGAATTGTATAAAATGGCGGACACGTTTAATCATACGATGGATATTCTTGAATCCAATTTTGAAAAACAGCAAGCATTCGTTTCTGATGCATCTCATGAATTGAAAACACCGTTAACCATTATTGAAAGCTATGCAAGTATCCTGAAACGCTGGGGAATGAAAAGTCCGGATGTGCTGGAAGAATCAATTGAAGCGATCCATTCCGAGACCGTCCGGATGAAGGAAATGACCAATCAAATGTTACAGCTGGCAGAAAATCCCGAAGACCTTAATTTGGAATTTTCAAGTGTAAATCTGGTGGATCTTTGTGAGAAAACAGCACAAATGTTTGAAAAAGCCCAGCATCGGCAGGTACGCGTGCAATCAGCAGTGGAACAAGCATTAACTTGGGCGGATGAATCGAAACTAAAACAACTTCTGTTTATTTTTTTGGATAATGCATTGAAATACAGCTCCAAGGTGATTCAAATTATGGTCGGTCGGGAGGGGGAAAACGTTTTTTTGGCTGTACAGGATCACGGTATTGGTATCCCGGAAGATGAGGTAGACCAAGTTTTTGACCGTTTTTTCCGAGTTGACAAAGCAAGGAGTCGTCAAAGCGGTGGTACAGGACTGGGATTGGCAATCGCCAGACAAATTGTCGCGGCTCACCACGGATCCGTTCACCTTGATAGCGTAGTGGGGGAAGGAACAAAAGTGACCGTCTTTTTCCCAGCCTTAAAAACTGGTTCAACATCAAACGTCAAGGGGGATTGA
- the folE gene encoding GTP cyclohydrolase I FolE, with amino-acid sequence MSVNHEKIEQAVTMIIEAIGEDPTREGLLDTPKRVARMYEEIFQGLKQDPREYLATVFGEDHEELVLVKDIPFYSMCEHHFAPFYGMAHVGYIPRGGRVTGLSKLARAVESVAKRPQLQERLTTTVADSIVEVLEPHGVIVVLEAEHMCMTMRGVKKPGSKTVTSAVRGIFEKDASARAEAMTLIKG; translated from the coding sequence GTGAGTGTGAATCATGAAAAAATAGAACAAGCTGTTACAATGATTATTGAAGCAATTGGTGAAGACCCGACACGTGAAGGCCTGCTTGACACGCCAAAACGGGTTGCGCGCATGTATGAGGAAATTTTTCAAGGACTAAAACAGGATCCAAGGGAATATTTAGCGACTGTTTTTGGTGAAGATCATGAAGAATTGGTCCTAGTGAAAGACATTCCCTTCTATTCCATGTGTGAACATCATTTTGCCCCATTTTATGGAATGGCTCATGTAGGTTATATCCCTCGGGGAGGGCGTGTAACGGGTTTAAGCAAATTGGCAAGAGCTGTGGAGTCAGTCGCTAAAAGGCCGCAACTACAGGAGCGACTTACAACAACGGTTGCTGACTCTATTGTGGAAGTTTTGGAACCACACGGGGTAATCGTTGTCCTGGAGGCAGAACACATGTGCATGACCATGCGAGGTGTCAAAAAGCCAGGATCAAAAACAGTGACATCTGCAGTAAGGGGTATATTTGAAAAAGATGCATCTGCACGTGCTGAAGCGATGACATTAATCAAAGGTTAA
- a CDS encoding Crp/Fnr family transcriptional regulator: protein MEPLLLRLDEGDCERLIANTKRLYVKKGRTIFKEGSTAGNLYFIETGEIRIFKNLGNDREITIFTRGEQDGFGEIGIFSGQKYSNTAKAASDSVILSIQKETIESILASDGHLCLQFMRWVAESLEASKAQMRDFLAFGSEGAVASMFVRYANMYGIVRPGGVQITKPVMIRDIGKYIGISRETVSRIVNKWKEKGIITNDNKYFFIKDMQYLKKLIACDDCGVENCVL, encoded by the coding sequence ATGGAACCTTTATTACTACGACTGGATGAAGGTGACTGTGAAAGACTGATTGCCAACACGAAACGATTGTATGTCAAAAAAGGAAGAACCATTTTTAAAGAGGGCAGTACGGCAGGGAACTTGTACTTCATTGAAACTGGTGAGATTCGTATTTTTAAGAACTTGGGTAATGACCGGGAGATTACCATATTCACTCGGGGAGAACAGGATGGTTTTGGGGAAATTGGCATTTTTAGCGGACAAAAATATTCGAATACGGCAAAAGCAGCAAGTGATAGTGTTATTCTTTCCATTCAAAAGGAGACCATTGAATCTATTTTGGCAAGCGATGGTCACCTATGTTTACAGTTTATGCGATGGGTTGCGGAATCTTTGGAAGCAAGTAAGGCACAAATGCGTGACTTTTTGGCCTTTGGATCGGAAGGAGCAGTGGCATCCATGTTTGTTCGTTACGCAAATATGTATGGGATAGTCAGACCAGGCGGGGTACAGATAACCAAACCAGTCATGATTCGTGATATCGGCAAATATATTGGCATTTCCCGGGAAACCGTAAGCCGGATTGTGAATAAGTGGAAAGAAAAAGGCATCATCACAAATGATAATAAATATTTTTTTATAAAAGACATGCAATATTTAAAAAAACTGATTGCTTGCGATGACTGTGGCGTGGAAAATTGCGTACTGTAA
- a CDS encoding polyphosphate polymerase domain-containing protein, which yields MAIEIFKRREQKYLLSKEQYEQLLIQTSPFMRPDRNGIDGHYTVTSLYFDSKDQTIYFETKNKLKFRQKLRLRIYDEADIFSNAFFEIKQKHKNVVNKRRIVLPLMEAYDYLFHDANPVLEDYHTSNLQGFREIHHFMQLYKLVPEMVVSYDRHALHCMDDPDLRITFDSNLRCRKDDLWVDHGPYGENFINPDIIILEVKVSHSVPLWLTRILQSLDCQQKSISKFCTSLELLKSEMVPDERLTELMKIGGM from the coding sequence ATGGCGATTGAAATATTCAAAAGAAGAGAACAAAAATATCTGCTGTCAAAGGAACAATATGAGCAACTACTCATTCAAACTTCGCCTTTCATGCGGCCAGACAGAAATGGGATAGATGGGCATTATACAGTTACCAGTTTGTATTTTGATAGCAAGGATCAAACCATTTATTTTGAAACGAAGAACAAATTAAAATTTCGCCAAAAACTTCGCTTACGGATATATGATGAAGCAGATATCTTTAGTAATGCATTCTTTGAAATCAAACAAAAGCACAAAAATGTTGTCAACAAGAGAAGGATCGTCCTTCCCCTTATGGAGGCTTACGATTACTTATTCCATGATGCGAACCCTGTATTGGAAGATTATCATACATCCAACCTTCAAGGTTTTCGGGAAATACACCATTTCATGCAGCTATACAAATTAGTTCCAGAAATGGTGGTCAGCTATGATCGGCATGCCCTTCATTGTATGGATGATCCAGATTTAAGGATCACATTCGATTCTAATTTACGCTGTCGCAAAGATGATTTGTGGGTTGATCATGGTCCGTACGGCGAAAATTTTATTAACCCAGATATCATCATTTTGGAAGTGAAAGTTAGTCATAGTGTTCCTTTATGGCTGACACGAATATTACAAAGTCTTGATTGTCAGCAAAAAAGCATCTCAAAGTTTTGCACAAGTCTGGAACTGTTAAAAAGTGAAATGGTTCCAGATGAGCGTTTAACGGAACTTATGAAAATAGGAGGCATGTAA